The following proteins are encoded in a genomic region of bacterium:
- a CDS encoding peroxiredoxin, translating into MNNMNNVKGAFLIAVLATMALVAVACSRPISREVVIRGPQPPALPPSAAAGCPASAPQIPIIGQIAPSFTAETTQGTINFPEDYKGKWTILFSHPADFTPVCTTEFMTFASMEPEFEKLNTKLVGLSIDSVYSHIAWLRTIKEKAKYKGMSGVEVNFPLIADIKMDVAKKYGMLQPTASDTKAVRAVFFIDPESKIRAMIYYPLSNGRNFQEIKRLLVAMQTADREKVATPADWQPGDDVIVPPPGSCGQAKERVDGAAQAGMNCEDWFLCFKKLP; encoded by the coding sequence ATGAATAATATGAATAATGTGAAGGGAGCGTTCCTGATCGCGGTTCTCGCAACGATGGCCCTTGTAGCCGTTGCCTGCAGCCGTCCGATCTCAAGGGAGGTTGTGATAAGGGGACCTCAGCCTCCGGCCTTGCCGCCGAGCGCGGCTGCGGGCTGTCCGGCTTCGGCGCCGCAGATTCCAATCATCGGCCAGATCGCCCCGTCGTTCACGGCGGAGACTACACAAGGGACGATAAATTTTCCTGAGGATTACAAGGGCAAGTGGACCATCCTCTTCAGCCACCCCGCTGACTTCACCCCGGTTTGCACGACCGAGTTCATGACATTCGCATCCATGGAACCCGAGTTCGAGAAACTCAACACCAAGCTTGTAGGCCTTTCCATCGACAGCGTCTACAGCCACATCGCATGGCTGCGCACGATAAAGGAGAAAGCAAAATACAAGGGCATGTCGGGCGTGGAGGTGAATTTTCCGCTGATCGCCGACATCAAGATGGACGTGGCAAAGAAATACGGGATGCTGCAGCCCACGGCAAGCGACACCAAGGCGGTGCGCGCGGTTTTCTTCATCGACCCGGAATCCAAGATCCGTGCGATGATCTACTATCCGCTCTCCAACGGCCGCAACTTCCAGGAGATCAAGAGGCTTCTTGTGGCCATGCAGACCGCTGACAGGGAAAAGGTGGCTACGCCGGCCGACTGGCAGCCGGGCGACGACGTGATCGTGCCTCCGCCGGGTAGCTGCGGACAGGCCAAGGAGCGCGTGGACGGCGCGGCGCAAGCCGGCATGAACTGTGAGGACTGGTTCCTCTGCTTCAAGAAACTCCCGTAA
- the xseB gene encoding exodeoxyribonuclease VII small subunit: MAEKRKFEQAMSELESVVKNLESGDMTLDQSLAAFEKGVSLARECEEKLTEAKGKIEQLIKDSEGRAKIAPLEVK, encoded by the coding sequence ATGGCTGAAAAACGCAAATTCGAGCAGGCCATGTCCGAGCTCGAATCGGTGGTGAAAAACCTCGAGTCCGGCGACATGACGCTCGATCAATCGCTGGCCGCGTTTGAGAAGGGGGTCTCGCTCGCGCGCGAGTGCGAGGAGAAGCTCACCGAGGCCAAGGGCAAGATCGAACAGCTTATAAAGGATTCCGAGGGCAGGGCCAAGATCGCACCGCTGGAAGTGAAATAG
- a CDS encoding polyprenyl synthetase family protein: MDFNAYMKERAGWLEAALTRSIQDESIPETLRRAMRYSLEAGGKRLRPMLCFAGAEAVGGSADRVMPVAAALEMIHTFSLIHDDLPAMDDDSMRRGKPTSHKVFGEAIAILAGDGLLAEAFSVLSVLHGGVAPELMLATINDIASATGGRGMTGGQVIDIESTKASLDEAALARLHRYKTGALIKVSATSGARICGATHEQLEALGRYGECVGLAFQIADDILDVEGDEKLIGKDVGSDQAKGKSTYPAAIGLAASKGQAKALVDQALSAVSIFGEAAEPLRQIARYTVERKR; encoded by the coding sequence ATGGATTTCAACGCATACATGAAGGAGCGCGCAGGTTGGCTTGAAGCTGCGCTCACGAGATCGATTCAGGACGAGTCCATCCCGGAGACTTTGCGCCGTGCGATGCGCTACAGCCTTGAGGCAGGGGGCAAGCGCCTGAGACCCATGCTCTGCTTCGCAGGCGCCGAGGCTGTGGGCGGCAGTGCGGACCGCGTGATGCCGGTGGCGGCGGCGCTGGAGATGATCCACACCTTCTCGCTCATCCACGACGATCTGCCCGCCATGGACGACGACTCGATGAGGCGCGGCAAGCCCACGAGCCACAAGGTCTTCGGCGAGGCGATCGCGATACTCGCCGGCGACGGGCTCCTGGCCGAAGCGTTCTCCGTGCTCTCCGTTCTTCACGGCGGGGTTGCGCCGGAGCTCATGCTCGCCACGATCAACGACATCGCCTCCGCGACCGGAGGCCGCGGCATGACAGGCGGCCAGGTCATAGACATCGAGTCCACGAAGGCCTCTCTCGACGAGGCCGCCCTGGCCAGGCTCCATCGCTACAAGACCGGCGCCCTGATCAAGGTTTCGGCGACCTCCGGCGCCCGCATCTGCGGCGCGACGCATGAACAGCTGGAGGCGCTCGGTCGCTATGGCGAGTGCGTGGGGCTGGCCTTCCAGATCGCGGACGACATACTGGACGTGGAAGGAGATGAGAAGCTCATCGGCAAGGATGTGGGCTCTGATCAGGCCAAGGGCAAGTCCACGTATCCCGCGGCCATCGGGCTTGCGGCCTCCAAGGGGCAGGCGAAGGCCCTCGTCGACCAGGCTCTCTCCGCAGTCTCCATCTTCGGCGAGGCGGCCGAGCCCTTGAGGCAGATCGCAAGATACACGGTGGAGCGAAAGAGATGA
- a CDS encoding secondary thiamine-phosphate synthase enzyme YjbQ: MNQHTCELRLSTREPIEFIDITEDVKKAFSASGVTDGAVTIFTRHTTTAVKVNERCERLQNDMCEMLKQAVPPRSYMHDEATIDGRQNARGHLMAMFLNSSETIPVSKGKLALGRWQSVFFVELDGPRTGREVVIKVIGA, from the coding sequence ATGAACCAGCACACCTGCGAACTCAGGCTCTCCACACGCGAGCCGATCGAATTCATAGACATCACGGAAGATGTGAAGAAGGCGTTTTCCGCGAGCGGGGTGACCGACGGCGCGGTCACGATCTTCACCAGGCACACCACTACCGCGGTGAAGGTGAACGAGCGCTGCGAGAGACTGCAGAACGACATGTGCGAGATGCTGAAACAAGCGGTTCCACCTCGCAGCTACATGCACGACGAGGCGACGATCGACGGGAGGCAAAACGCCAGGGGACACCTCATGGCGATGTTCCTGAACAGCTCGGAGACGATTCCCGTCTCCAAGGGCAAGCTTGCGCTGGGCCGCTGGCAGTCCGTCTTCTTCGTGGAGCTCGACGGTCCGCGCACAGGCCGCGAGGTCGTGATCAAGGTAATCGGAGCCTAG